A stretch of the Methylacidiphilum caldifontis genome encodes the following:
- a CDS encoding DR2241 family protein yields the protein MNVLEYWQRWLVENPPPIQVGELQVLEGYWICNRKDSFNDKLVPISSLLDLKLMLRIDSKGLYRPLKGKIGIIQGWKFGPLDTENLFCALEGIYPFALMHWIGYKEKTYVPVPFESTIKRQVGMYKIIARADDSLIDQVVQETCRMQCLRQNLWWIKQPLELAERSSIPLVCLEACPFFLEQCRIKVLQKRQSKMFS from the coding sequence ATGAATGTTTTGGAATATTGGCAGAGATGGCTTGTTGAGAATCCTCCTCCGATACAAGTAGGTGAACTTCAGGTACTGGAAGGATACTGGATTTGCAATCGAAAGGATTCTTTCAATGATAAGTTAGTTCCCATTTCTTCTTTGCTTGATTTGAAACTGATGCTACGCATAGACTCAAAAGGCTTGTACCGACCGTTAAAAGGTAAAATTGGAATTATCCAAGGCTGGAAATTTGGACCTCTTGATACAGAGAATCTTTTTTGTGCCCTAGAGGGGATATACCCTTTTGCTTTAATGCATTGGATCGGTTACAAAGAAAAAACATATGTTCCTGTTCCTTTCGAAAGTACGATCAAAAGGCAAGTGGGCATGTACAAAATCATTGCAAGGGCAGATGATTCATTAATCGATCAGGTTGTACAAGAAACCTGTAGAATGCAATGTCTTCGTCAAAATCTTTGGTGGATAAAACAACCTCTGGAGCTAGCCGAACGTTCTTCAATTCCCTTGGTTTGTCTTGAAGCCTGTCCTTTTTTCTTGGAACAATGCAGGATAAAGGTTCTTCAAAAGAGACAGTCCAAGATGTTTTCTTAG